The Silvibacterium dinghuense DNA window CATGGTGCGCAGCCGCAGCGCTACGTTTCTTTGCGGCTGTCTCCTTTGTATTAGGCTTTGCCGCGGCAGCCGGAGCCGCCGGCGCTGCAGAAGAGGCAGCGGAGGAAGCATCGGGCGCGGGAGCGCCGCCTTTCTTGAGCACCACCTGCCCGTCGTAACGCAGATCGACGGCCACCAGCGTGGGATACTGCTGTTCCCATTCTGCAACGTGCGACTGGTAGATGCGATAACGCTCCAGGAACTTTTCGTCGCCGAAATGCAGCTGCAAATCAGACCCCTTGGCTGGGACCGTCGCACGCACATCTTCTGCGTCAGAGAGATCGATCTCGCTCATCTGGTCGGAGAGATGCTGGCTGCCGGTATCGAGCGCAGTAAGGAAGCTCTGGTAAAGCTGCATGCGCACCTTGCGCGCGGCCGGCGGATCTTCAGGACGGATGCCGGTGACCACCGGGAAGGAGAAATGGCGTGTAGCCATCATCTCCGGCGACATATCGAGGATGACGCCGTCGGCATCGGCCAGCTTTACCTGGTCGCCGATGCGCACAAAGGCAATCGGAGTCCGCTCGGTCACCGCAACCCGCAGCTCGTTCGGCAGAATGCGCATGACCGTCGCATGCTGCACCCAGGGAATCTCCTCGAGATCCTTCTGGCGCTGCGCGAGCGGCACATGGAAGATGTTGCGGCCGATGTCCTCGCCAAAGACGGAGAGCAATTCGTCGCGGGTCAGCTGGCTGTTGCCCATGGTCTGAACGTCAGCGGCCGAGTCCATGCGGAAGCGCGGGTCGGTATTCAGGAAGTGGCGGACGGAAAGCACCACCGCGATCCCTCCGGCAAGGATAGCCAGCCCGGCAACAGCCAGGGCGATGCGGCCCCAGCGGGTATAGGTCCAGAGCGGCAGAAATCCCTTGCGGATAGGAACGCGGCGGCGGGTGC harbors:
- a CDS encoding cell division protein FtsQ/DivIB — encoded protein: MAKKDSYSTRGSAYVEDDADEAFLRPAKPAAPARSRAAKGDADRARSRDSVRERLLDKAAENLGRAAAEEDEPFLRTRRRVPIRKGFLPLWTYTRWGRIALAVAGLAILAGGIAVVLSVRHFLNTDPRFRMDSAADVQTMGNSQLTRDELLSVFGEDIGRNIFHVPLAQRQKDLEEIPWVQHATVMRILPNELRVAVTERTPIAFVRIGDQVKLADADGVILDMSPEMMATRHFSFPVVTGIRPEDPPAARKVRMQLYQSFLTALDTGSQHLSDQMSEIDLSDAEDVRATVPAKGSDLQLHFGDEKFLERYRIYQSHVAEWEQQYPTLVAVDLRYDGQVVLKKGGAPAPDASSAASSAAPAAPAAAAKPNTKETAAKKRSAAAAHHVRRTAR